A section of the Ignavibacteriales bacterium genome encodes:
- a CDS encoding ABC transporter permease subunit, translated as MKGNSKIFRYVVTDLLRGKLFTGYTLLLLIISSGVVYMGKDDAKAVVSLLNVVLLIVPLVSVIFGTIYFYNSIEFMELLLTQPVKRSSIFYAEYWGLAFVLSLSFLIGIGIPVLITGFSVTSLYLLIVGVMLTFIFVGISYFISVTDKDKTRSVAYAIITWLFLSVIYDGIILILSFVFIDYPIEDFVLALTALNPIDLSRIMIILNLDMSALMGFTGASFDKLFGNATGIIVAFALLLMWTFVPFCISLRKYRRRDF; from the coding sequence ATGAAGGGGAACAGTAAAATATTTAGATACGTCGTCACTGATCTACTCCGTGGAAAGCTTTTTACGGGATACACACTGCTTCTTTTGATAATTAGCTCCGGTGTAGTTTACATGGGAAAGGATGATGCAAAGGCAGTCGTAAGCCTCTTGAACGTGGTTCTTCTTATCGTCCCGCTCGTGAGCGTCATATTCGGTACTATCTACTTCTATAATTCGATCGAGTTCATGGAGTTGTTGCTCACACAGCCTGTTAAAAGAAGCTCCATCTTCTACGCGGAATACTGGGGGCTGGCATTCGTTCTTTCGCTCAGTTTTTTGATTGGAATAGGTATACCTGTACTGATAACCGGATTTTCCGTAACTTCACTGTACCTCCTTATTGTAGGTGTCATGCTTACTTTTATTTTCGTAGGCATATCTTATTTCATTTCTGTGACCGATAAAGATAAAACAAGGTCGGTTGCCTACGCCATTATCACCTGGCTGTTCCTGAGTGTTATATACGACGGGATTATACTTATCCTGTCATTTGTATTTATTGATTACCCGATAGAAGATTTTGTGCTGGCATTAACCGCTCTCAATCCGATAGACCTCTCACGTATAATGATAATCTTAAATCTTGATATGTCTGCGCTGATGGGTTTCACTGGCGCATCTTTCGATAAGCTTTTTGGTAATGCCACTGGGATTATTGTAGCGTTTGCGCTTCTGCTGATGTGGACTTTTGTGCCCTTCTGTATTTCTTTAAGGAAATACAGGAGACGGGATTTTTAA
- a CDS encoding amino acid permease has product MSDQNNGSKLPLKTLGVFTLAMINVAAIVSLRNLPLMADYGFASVFFYVLAGLIFFIPISLVAAEFATTYPGEGGIYLWVKEAFGQQYGFLTVWMEWVLNAVWLPTVLSFTAATIAYIITPELAQNKVYMVAVMLIVLWGTTFANFFGMKASGIISSVGTMTGTIIPGALIIILGILWFVLGNPSQITFSVDTLIPDMKLDNLVFFAGVIVGLAGIEMAAFHANEAKDPQKDYPKAIFLSASIILALFILGSLAIAIVVPAKEISLVAGLMQAFESFFSQFGMKWFVKVIAFLTAIGALAQISTWLIGPSKGILATAQDGSLPKVFKKVNKDEMPVGILIIQALIGSLFSLIFLIAPDVSSSYWILTALTAQLTVIMYMLIFSAIIKLRYSQPDIKRPFQIPGGKAGVWTVAGIGLIGCVFTLVLGFIPPDNVPIKSVAKFEAIMIGGVVILSIPPFIFHSLNKRKEKANETQS; this is encoded by the coding sequence ATGAGTGATCAAAATAACGGAAGTAAGCTCCCACTAAAAACGCTGGGTGTATTCACGCTGGCTATGATAAACGTAGCAGCTATAGTGAGCCTCCGCAACCTGCCTTTGATGGCGGATTACGGCTTCGCGTCAGTATTCTTTTATGTGCTTGCGGGTTTGATATTTTTTATACCGATATCGCTCGTTGCAGCGGAGTTTGCTACAACGTACCCGGGTGAAGGCGGAATTTACCTATGGGTAAAGGAAGCATTCGGACAGCAGTACGGTTTTTTGACGGTATGGATGGAGTGGGTATTGAACGCCGTCTGGCTACCGACAGTGCTTTCATTCACGGCGGCAACAATCGCATATATCATCACGCCGGAGCTTGCGCAGAATAAAGTATATATGGTAGCAGTGATGCTCATTGTATTATGGGGCACGACGTTCGCGAATTTTTTTGGTATGAAAGCATCGGGAATTATAAGCAGTGTGGGAACAATGACGGGTACTATTATTCCCGGCGCGCTCATTATCATACTGGGTATATTGTGGTTTGTGCTGGGCAATCCTTCGCAGATCACATTTTCGGTGGACACGCTCATCCCGGATATGAAGCTGGACAACCTTGTATTTTTCGCGGGTGTGATAGTGGGGCTGGCGGGTATCGAGATGGCGGCATTCCACGCAAATGAAGCAAAGGATCCGCAGAAAGATTATCCAAAGGCAATATTTCTTTCGGCGTCAATAATCCTTGCGCTGTTTATTCTGGGATCACTTGCGATAGCAATTGTAGTTCCTGCTAAGGAAATAAGTCTTGTTGCGGGACTGATGCAGGCGTTCGAGTCATTCTTTTCACAATTCGGTATGAAGTGGTTCGTCAAGGTGATAGCCTTTCTGACGGCAATCGGCGCCCTGGCGCAGATCAGTACATGGCTCATTGGTCCGAGTAAAGGTATACTTGCTACGGCACAGGACGGAAGCCTTCCGAAAGTATTTAAAAAAGTGAACAAAGACGAAATGCCGGTAGGAATACTTATAATACAGGCACTTATCGGTTCTTTATTCTCATTGATATTTTTGATAGCACCGGACGTCAGCAGTTCATACTGGATACTAACGGCATTGACAGCACAGCTGACAGTGATAATGTATATGCTAATATTTTCGGCAATAATAAAACTACGCTATTCTCAGCCGGATATAAAACGACCATTCCAGATACCGGGAGGAAAAGCCGGGGTTTGGACTGTAGCAGGAATAGGGTTAATAGGATGTGTGTTCACGCTGGTGCTCGGGTTCATTCCACCGGACAATGTTCCAATTAAGAGTGTGGCAAAATTCGAAGCTATAATGATTGGCGGTGTAGTGATACTCAGCATCCCGCCGTTTATATTTCACAGCTTAAACAAAAGAAAAGAAAAAGCAAATGAAACTCAATCTTGA
- a CDS encoding ABC transporter ATP-binding protein produces MITLKGLSKSFGKFKVLDNISIDFKEGNVVAVMGPNGSGKTTLLKCILSLVIPDAGEIIVDGVQAGADYSYKDKIGYMPQFANYPGNLKVREIFDILKEIRDDKKVYDEELVESFKVRDVFEKKFSQLSGGMRQRVSGALAFLFDAPIIILDEPTAGLDPLAAEIIKAKIFKERQKGKLIILTSHLLTEVDEIADRLIFLLEGKVKLDTSILAMKNGHGESLGSIVYKYFNKEEKNEGEQ; encoded by the coding sequence ATGATAACACTAAAAGGTCTGTCAAAATCTTTCGGCAAGTTCAAAGTTCTCGATAATATTTCGATTGATTTCAAAGAGGGCAATGTGGTTGCGGTTATGGGTCCCAACGGATCGGGCAAAACTACTTTGCTTAAATGTATTCTAAGTCTTGTAATACCCGATGCGGGTGAGATAATTGTCGATGGGGTGCAGGCTGGTGCTGATTATTCGTATAAAGATAAGATAGGCTATATGCCTCAGTTCGCCAATTACCCCGGAAATCTAAAAGTTCGGGAGATATTCGATATTTTAAAGGAGATCCGCGATGACAAAAAAGTCTATGATGAGGAACTCGTCGAAAGCTTCAAAGTTCGGGATGTTTTTGAAAAGAAATTCAGCCAGCTGTCGGGTGGTATGCGTCAGAGAGTGAGCGGAGCGCTAGCTTTCCTTTTCGATGCTCCTATAATAATCCTGGATGAACCTACTGCCGGTCTCGATCCTTTAGCCGCCGAGATAATAAAGGCAAAGATTTTCAAAGAAAGACAAAAAGGTAAATTGATAATTCTTACCTCTCATCTTCTAACCGAAGTCGATGAGATTGCGGACAGATTGATCTTCTTATTGGAGGGTAAGGTAAAACTGGATACCAGCATTTTAGCGATGAAGAATGGTCATGGTGAATCACTCGGCTCTATCGTTTATAAGTATTTTAACAAAGAGGAAAAGAATGAAGGGGAACAGTAA
- a CDS encoding histidine decarboxylase, with translation MKLNLETVINGAVGPFDEYCDGYGNPGSSGLGYISVMTLSTGIVKKEMDNILDGIVCYDRAEAADAYIGQINMITASSFNGLNGAVWGYDLAKAEVIADGSQKPLFMKKRFDGVEIPVYSVEPLLNAGERLFGRNEKRRFPLLPGAQAICAVKDVTIAGPTSIWCAIAIAIAEDQERDSNLFIEDAGQDIPAESEEDRVAYLDKLMENIAESVALCGQDQLAKYKSIYLGYKTAWVPEGYVGSALTCAPYVVLAKDAIPKDKLAYDISKMTISEWEKEMGF, from the coding sequence ATGAAACTCAATCTTGAAACAGTAATAAACGGAGCGGTAGGACCATTCGATGAATACTGCGACGGATACGGCAATCCCGGTTCAAGCGGGCTCGGATATATTTCGGTAATGACACTCTCGACGGGGATAGTAAAGAAAGAAATGGACAATATACTTGATGGAATAGTATGTTACGACCGGGCTGAGGCAGCAGACGCGTATATCGGACAGATCAACATGATAACGGCATCATCATTCAATGGATTAAACGGAGCGGTATGGGGATATGACCTGGCAAAAGCAGAAGTGATAGCAGACGGTTCGCAGAAACCGCTATTTATGAAGAAGAGATTCGACGGTGTGGAGATACCGGTGTATTCGGTCGAGCCATTGCTAAATGCCGGAGAAAGGTTATTCGGGAGAAACGAGAAGAGGCGCTTCCCTCTACTACCCGGAGCACAAGCAATATGCGCAGTAAAAGATGTGACAATAGCCGGACCTACATCTATATGGTGCGCAATCGCAATTGCCATAGCGGAAGACCAGGAACGGGATTCGAATTTATTCATCGAGGATGCGGGGCAGGATATACCGGCAGAAAGCGAGGAGGACAGAGTGGCTTACTTAGACAAATTGATGGAAAACATCGCCGAGAGCGTGGCGCTGTGCGGACAGGACCAGCTTGCTAAATACAAATCCATATACCTGGGATATAAGACAGCATGGGTACCGGAAGGTTATGTGGGATCGGCGCTGACATGCGCTCCATATGTGGTCCTCGCGAAGGACGCGATACCGAAGGATAAGCTGGCATATGACATTTCCAAAATGACGATTTCAGAGTGGGAAAAGGAGATGGGATTTTAA